One stretch of Lachnospiraceae bacterium oral taxon 096 DNA includes these proteins:
- a CDS encoding rod shape-determining protein RodA, with product MFDNYKLRNYDFRLLFYVLALNTIGILIISSATNGNMSYVSKQLLGMMLGIGAMVILSVIPYRRVMEKAIPIYGFCLILLAAVLVVGHSAKGASRWLKLPGMNLQPSELAKIGMIIFLAWLLDKYQDNIDDFLFLVMFAVLAGSGLLLVVLEPDLSTTIVFVVMVLSMLFVAGISYKWVIGAIAVVVPLGAAFIFLISKNVVPFLRGYQANRILAWINPGKYADASQQQKNSIMAIGSGLLAGKGLNNNTLTSVKNGNFIAEDQTDFIFAVIGEELGFIGCVVVIGLFALIVFECFHLAGKARDLQGKLVCVGYGMMLGFQSFANISVATGIFPNTGLTLPFISYGLSSLICMYLGLGIVLNIGLSRRQ from the coding sequence ATGTTTGACAATTACAAACTAAGGAATTATGATTTTCGCCTATTATTTTATGTCTTGGCACTCAATACCATTGGTATCCTGATTATTTCAAGTGCAACCAATGGAAATATGAGCTATGTGAGCAAACAATTGCTTGGTATGATGCTGGGCATTGGGGCGATGGTGATTTTATCTGTGATTCCCTATCGAAGGGTGATGGAAAAGGCCATCCCCATCTATGGATTTTGTCTGATTTTGTTGGCGGCGGTATTGGTCGTCGGACACAGTGCAAAGGGAGCGTCGAGATGGTTAAAGTTACCGGGGATGAATTTACAGCCATCGGAGCTAGCAAAGATTGGAATGATCATCTTTCTTGCTTGGCTACTCGATAAGTATCAAGATAATATTGATGATTTTCTATTTTTAGTTATGTTTGCTGTATTGGCAGGTTCAGGTCTTTTATTGGTCGTGCTTGAGCCTGACCTTTCCACAACCATTGTGTTTGTGGTGATGGTATTGAGTATGCTCTTTGTGGCGGGCATTAGTTATAAGTGGGTGATTGGAGCTATTGCGGTTGTTGTTCCCCTTGGAGCAGCGTTTATCTTCCTGATCTCTAAAAATGTAGTGCCATTTCTTCGGGGGTATCAGGCCAATCGAATTTTGGCTTGGATTAACCCAGGAAAGTATGCCGATGCGAGTCAACAGCAAAAAAACTCCATTATGGCGATTGGATCGGGGCTACTTGCAGGAAAGGGATTGAATAACAATACATTGACCTCTGTAAAAAATGGAAATTTTATTGCAGAGGATCAAACAGACTTTATCTTTGCCGTCATCGGAGAGGAGCTTGGATTTATTGGCTGCGTCGTGGTGATTGGTCTGTTTGCACTCATTGTATTTGAGTGTTTTCACTTGGCAGGGAAGGCAAGGGATTTACAGGGAAAGTTAGTCTGTGTAGGCTATGGCATGATGTTGGGATTTCAAAGTTTTGCCAATATTTCCGTGGCAACGGGAATTTTTCCAAACACAGGATTGACTTTGCCGTTTATCAGCTATGGTCTGAGTTCTTTGATCTGTATGTATCTGGGGCTTGGCATAGTACTAAATATCGGCTTGAGCCGAAGGCAATAA
- the mgsA gene encoding methylglyoxal synthase codes for MNIGLVAHNAKKKLMQNFCIAYRGTLSKHNLFATGTTGRLVEEVTNLTIHKYLAGHLGGQQQLGAQIENNDMDLVIFLRDPLSSNPHEPDVNTVIRLCDKCNIPLATNLATAELMIKAMDNGDFEFREIYRR; via the coding sequence ATGAATATTGGGCTGGTTGCACATAATGCAAAAAAGAAATTGATGCAAAATTTTTGCATTGCATACAGGGGCACGCTGTCAAAGCACAACCTGTTTGCAACAGGAACGACAGGAAGATTGGTAGAAGAGGTGACAAATTTGACCATACATAAGTACCTCGCTGGTCATTTGGGCGGCCAGCAGCAGTTGGGTGCACAAATTGAAAACAATGATATGGATTTAGTCATTTTTTTGAGAGACCCACTGTCGAGCAATCCGCATGAGCCAGATGTCAATACGGTCATCAGACTTTGTGACAAATGCAATATTCCATTGGCCACCAATTTGGCAACTGCAGAGCTAATGATTAAAGCAATGGACAACGGAGACTTTGAGTTTAGAGAAATCTACAGAAGATAA
- the mreD gene encoding rod shape-determining protein MreD has product MRRRIANIVLMIIFFAIQSCIFPFIPFLAGSPNFMVILVFTYGFIYGEREGIFYGVFAGILMDLFYSNAFGIFTLIFIWMGFINGKFSRYFYEDYIILPVSLCAINEVVYNFVIYVVRFYIRGKTDIFFYVRTIVLPEMIATMLCTLLLYRLLLEYNRRWKAIDDKRGKESA; this is encoded by the coding sequence ATGAGACGCAGAATTGCCAATATTGTATTGATGATTATATTTTTTGCCATACAAAGTTGTATCTTCCCATTTATTCCATTTTTGGCTGGCTCACCAAATTTTATGGTGATTTTAGTCTTTACCTATGGCTTTATCTATGGAGAGCGGGAGGGCATTTTTTATGGCGTCTTTGCAGGAATATTGATGGATTTATTCTATAGCAATGCCTTTGGGATTTTTACCCTCATCTTTATTTGGATGGGATTTATCAATGGAAAGTTTTCTAGGTATTTCTACGAGGACTATATTATATTGCCAGTGTCACTATGTGCAATCAATGAAGTTGTCTACAATTTTGTTATCTATGTCGTGCGCTTTTATATTCGAGGAAAGACAGATATCTTTTTTTATGTCAGAACCATTGTCCTTCCAGAGATGATTGCAACAATGCTTTGCACATTGCTGCTGTATCGCCTCTTATTAGAATACAATAGGCGATGGAAAGCAATTGATGATAAGCGAGGTAAGGAAAGTGCTTAG
- the mreC gene encoding rod shape-determining protein MreC, whose translation MDPKNNRLVLTVLSAICVVLIGVTSIKNTWLAPLRAGVGFILTPIQVGVNTAGKSLYNSIEQHEKLKSALEDNSKLQEKIEELRSENTRLEEATYELSRLRELYKLNTEYEKYNFVGARIIAKDSSGWFRVFRIDKGSADGIKVDMNVMASGGLVGIVTDVGSNYATVRSIIDDLSRVSAMAVQSGDNCIVAGDLKLYQEGKLKLSDIRANADIKDGDKIVTSNISTKYVPGLLVGYATDITEDQSRLTKSGYIVPAASFDTMQEVLIITDVKKTQDE comes from the coding sequence ATGGATCCAAAGAATAATCGATTGGTACTCACTGTGTTGAGTGCGATATGTGTTGTCTTGATTGGAGTGACATCCATCAAGAATACTTGGCTTGCACCATTGCGTGCAGGAGTGGGTTTTATCCTTACGCCGATTCAAGTTGGTGTCAATACAGCAGGAAAGTCGCTGTACAATAGTATTGAGCAACATGAAAAATTAAAGTCAGCACTGGAAGACAACAGCAAACTACAGGAAAAGATTGAGGAATTGAGGAGCGAAAACACAAGACTTGAGGAGGCAACCTATGAGCTTTCTCGACTTCGAGAGCTCTATAAGCTCAACACAGAGTATGAGAAATACAATTTTGTCGGGGCAAGAATTATTGCCAAGGACTCTTCGGGCTGGTTTCGTGTATTTCGAATTGACAAAGGCTCAGCTGATGGCATTAAAGTGGATATGAATGTGATGGCCAGTGGCGGATTGGTTGGCATTGTGACCGATGTTGGTTCAAATTATGCGACCGTGCGCTCAATTATTGATGATTTGAGCCGTGTCAGTGCGATGGCCGTGCAATCTGGAGACAATTGCATTGTGGCAGGAGATTTAAAGCTCTATCAGGAGGGAAAGTTGAAACTTTCCGATATTCGTGCCAATGCAGATATCAAAGATGGAGATAAGATTGTCACCTCCAATATTAGTACAAAGTATGTTCCAGGGCTCTTAGTGGGCTATGCTACCGATATCACAGAGGACCAGAGCCGATTGACAAAGAGTGGATATATCGTTCCTGCTGCTTCCTTTGACACTATGCAGGAAGTGTTGATTATTACCGATGTAAAGAAAACACAGGATGAATAG
- a CDS encoding twitching motility protein PilT yields the protein MVEIIAGKRGKGKTKQLLERANQAIKTARGNVVYLDKSSKHMYELGNKIRLINVAEFPIDSADGFVGFLSGIISQDHDLETVFLDSFLKLAGLEGQDITAVIDQLEKFGEKYNITFVLSVSMDVEDLPENAKNDVVVAL from the coding sequence ATGGTTGAGATTATTGCAGGAAAAAGAGGCAAGGGAAAGACCAAGCAGCTCTTAGAAAGAGCCAATCAAGCGATTAAGACAGCGAGAGGAAATGTGGTGTATTTGGATAAATCGTCCAAGCACATGTACGAACTTGGCAACAAGATTCGCTTGATTAATGTTGCAGAGTTTCCAATCGACTCTGCGGACGGATTTGTTGGATTTTTGTCAGGAATTATCTCACAAGATCATGACTTGGAGACCGTATTTCTTGACAGTTTCTTAAAGCTTGCTGGTCTAGAAGGTCAAGATATCACCGCAGTGATTGATCAATTAGAAAAGTTTGGTGAGAAATACAACATTACATTTGTACTCAGTGTTTCTATGGATGTTGAGGATCTTCCAGAGAATGCAAAGAATGATGTCGTCGTTGCATTATAG
- the radC gene encoding DNA repair protein RadC, which translates to MQEKKNMKQIPKEERPMERCLRYGVQSLTDAELLAIFLHSGTKKKNVLGVARTVLEGANGRKGLQALFELCYEELIKIEGIGQVRAVQLLCVAEISKRLWRVEEKERLQFLTPKACAMHYMQQMRHLPREELRVAFLDTRQCLMSDMILSVGTVNASLISVREVLIEALRHQAVHLILVHNHPSGNPMPSKEDVFVTRQVKSGCESVGLELNDHIIIGDNVYYSFRERGNFYNGSKE; encoded by the coding sequence ATGCAAGAAAAAAAGAACATGAAACAAATCCCAAAGGAAGAAAGACCGATGGAAAGATGCCTTCGCTATGGGGTACAGAGCTTGACCGATGCAGAACTTTTGGCTATTTTTTTGCATTCGGGCACGAAGAAAAAGAATGTCCTTGGCGTGGCCAGAACAGTACTTGAAGGAGCAAATGGAAGAAAAGGACTTCAAGCATTGTTTGAACTTTGTTATGAGGAACTCATTAAAATTGAGGGAATTGGGCAGGTTCGTGCAGTGCAACTTCTTTGTGTCGCAGAGATTTCCAAGCGACTTTGGCGAGTTGAAGAAAAAGAGAGATTACAATTTCTTACGCCAAAGGCCTGTGCGATGCATTATATGCAACAGATGCGTCATTTACCGAGGGAGGAGCTTCGCGTCGCCTTTTTGGATACGCGACAATGTTTGATGAGCGATATGATTTTGAGTGTTGGCACAGTGAATGCCTCATTGATTTCCGTCCGTGAGGTGCTGATTGAAGCTCTGCGTCATCAGGCCGTGCATTTGATTTTGGTTCACAATCATCCCAGTGGCAATCCTATGCCAAGCAAAGAGGATGTCTTTGTGACAAGACAAGTCAAAAGTGGCTGTGAGAGTGTGGGCTTGGAGCTCAATGATCATATTATTATTGGCGACAATGTCTATTACAGTTTTAGAGAAAGAGGAAACTTCTACAATGGATCCAAAGAATAA
- a CDS encoding methionine gamma-lyase family protein — protein sequence MQMYASMGIGARALEIGEQIENKLSGRFAQIDRVSEYNQLKVLRAMQENRVSAEHFSATTGYGYDDAGRDTLEKVYASVFCGESALVRAQLASGTHALAVALFGNLRPGDELLSPVGKPYDTLEEVIGIRPSKGSLAEYGVTYRQADLKEDGAFDFDAIRQNITEKTKLVTIQRSKGYATRPTLSVDRIGELISFIKGIKPDVICMVDNCYGEFVEEKEPLEVGADMMVGSLIKNAGGGLAPIGGYIVGTKECIDNASYRLFAPGVGKEIGANLGINRSLYQGLFMAPTVVAAALKGAIFAANIYESFGFLCHPNATESRHDIIQAITFGKAQGLQAFCEGIQAAAPVDSYVRPEAWDMPGYDSPVIMAAGAFISGSSIELSADGPMKEPYVAYFQGGLTWHHAKVGILFSLQKLIDAKLIK from the coding sequence ATGCAAATGTATGCGAGTATGGGCATTGGAGCGAGGGCACTGGAAATTGGAGAACAGATAGAGAACAAGTTGTCTGGGCGATTTGCACAGATTGACAGAGTGAGCGAATACAATCAATTAAAGGTGCTTCGTGCAATGCAAGAAAATCGTGTGAGTGCGGAGCACTTTAGTGCGACAACAGGATATGGCTATGACGATGCAGGTAGAGATACCTTAGAGAAGGTATATGCCAGTGTATTTTGTGGAGAGAGTGCCCTAGTGAGAGCACAGCTAGCCAGCGGAACCCATGCCTTGGCTGTCGCCTTATTTGGAAATTTGCGTCCTGGAGATGAGCTGCTTTCCCCTGTGGGAAAGCCGTATGACACTTTAGAAGAAGTCATTGGTATTCGACCATCAAAGGGGTCCCTTGCCGAATATGGGGTGACTTATCGCCAGGCCGATTTAAAGGAAGATGGGGCATTTGACTTTGATGCCATTCGACAAAATATCACAGAAAAGACAAAACTAGTGACGATTCAAAGATCAAAGGGCTATGCGACAAGACCAACACTTTCGGTTGACCGCATTGGGGAATTGATTTCCTTTATTAAGGGAATTAAGCCCGATGTCATCTGTATGGTAGATAATTGTTATGGAGAGTTTGTCGAAGAAAAAGAGCCATTGGAAGTTGGAGCAGATATGATGGTTGGCTCATTGATTAAAAATGCAGGAGGTGGACTCGCCCCTATTGGAGGATATATTGTGGGAACAAAGGAGTGCATTGACAATGCCTCCTACCGCCTATTTGCCCCAGGAGTTGGAAAGGAAATTGGAGCAAACTTAGGAATCAATCGGAGTTTGTATCAGGGACTTTTTATGGCTCCGACGGTAGTAGCTGCCGCATTAAAGGGAGCTATTTTTGCTGCCAACATCTATGAAAGTTTTGGTTTTTTGTGCCATCCCAATGCGACGGAGAGTCGCCATGATATTATTCAGGCAATTACCTTTGGAAAGGCACAGGGATTGCAGGCCTTTTGTGAGGGAATTCAAGCTGCTGCACCAGTAGATAGTTATGTGCGCCCTGAGGCGTGGGATATGCCAGGTTATGATAGCCCAGTGATTATGGCTGCAGGGGCATTTATATCGGGTTCTTCCATTGAATTGAGTGCCGATGGACCGATGAAGGAACCCTATGTTGCTTATTTTCAGGGTGGATTGACTTGGCATCACGCAAAAGTTGGAATTTTATTCTCTTTGCAAAAACTTATAGATGCTAAACTGATTAAATAG
- a CDS encoding penicillin-binding protein, which yields MISEVRKVLRELRERIFSSRILVVGAVYVAMLVILISRLFRLQLVDGEKYLNDYVMLTEKTVTEPATRGNIYDRNGKLLAYNELAYAVTVQDNGEYKKATDRNYMLYQLVKILEAHKEPVLGELQIGLDQDGNYYFTTPSEPARLRFLRDFYGKKSVDDLNDSSGKTPTDVTAADLIDKKSKEYKLDELGNPEGEKIELTAKERLDMINIKYTMNFTSFKKYEATKVASGISDETRADILENASQLLGVNIEEETLRHYNDAKYIASVIGYTGKIQPEQLDELKATIPDIDENDMVGRSGIEAYMESKLHGKKGEKTIYVDKVGHIMKETNSTPSQPGNDVYLTIDRDLQVGIYHQLEQQLAGILTKKLSALDSPNGEGVDSTDRMIPIKDAYFQLINNNVLSVDKFHAQDATENEKGIYAKYVGYKDSAIAQIRAELETSQARPLKELSEDQKAYMYYLYNKLSSDQNGIIKKSLIDTNADYYVRWKNDDISMREFLYDGIASSWIDTTKLNIDSKYSDADDIYTALVNFALDGLSDDNGFEKTTYKYLIKNNIVSGRELCLALYDQGILARDDNMINQLNAGYDPYAFMIDKISRLEITPAQLALDPCTAGAVVTNVNTGEVLAIVSYPGYDSNRLSNVMDVDYYNQLLNDQSLPLYNNATQARKAPGSTFKPISAVASLEEGVINSTDIIRCTGIYDAIKPSIKCWIYPSAHGAENIETGIQNSCNYFFAELGHRLSTNANGEYSTLTGMEKIRKYATMFGLDHKSGVEITENDPMISDQSPEQSAMGQGTHSFANVQLARYVTAMANRGTVFELSVIDKVTDSQGNLVEDYTPKISSHINIQESTWNTVQNGMRRVIQYGSANKLFRELKVNVAGKTGTAQESKTRGNHAFFISFAPFEAPQVAVTVNIPFGYSSSNAASVAKEIYKLYFGQVTLDDVLKSTAQKSTDVRIGD from the coding sequence ATGATAAGCGAGGTAAGGAAAGTGCTTAGAGAGTTAAGAGAGAGGATTTTTTCCTCAAGAATATTAGTGGTCGGTGCGGTATATGTCGCTATGCTGGTCATTTTGATATCGAGGTTATTTCGGCTTCAGCTTGTTGATGGAGAAAAGTACCTCAATGACTATGTGATGTTGACGGAAAAGACAGTGACAGAGCCGGCGACAAGGGGAAATATTTATGATCGAAATGGTAAACTTTTGGCTTACAATGAATTGGCCTATGCGGTGACTGTGCAGGACAATGGAGAATATAAAAAGGCGACCGATAGAAATTATATGCTCTACCAATTGGTCAAAATTCTTGAGGCACACAAAGAGCCTGTGCTTGGAGAATTACAAATTGGGCTTGACCAAGATGGGAATTATTATTTTACCACGCCTTCAGAGCCAGCACGCCTTCGATTTTTGCGAGACTTTTACGGGAAAAAGAGTGTGGATGATTTAAATGATTCTTCGGGAAAGACACCGACAGATGTGACGGCTGCGGACTTAATTGATAAAAAGAGTAAGGAATATAAGCTCGATGAGCTTGGCAATCCTGAGGGAGAAAAGATTGAGTTGACGGCAAAGGAACGGCTTGACATGATCAATATCAAGTATACCATGAACTTTACCTCGTTTAAAAAGTATGAGGCAACGAAGGTGGCTTCTGGGATTTCGGATGAGACAAGGGCCGATATCTTAGAGAATGCCTCTCAGCTTTTGGGTGTAAATATTGAGGAGGAGACGCTGCGTCACTACAATGACGCAAAGTATATTGCCTCTGTGATCGGTTACACAGGAAAGATTCAGCCAGAGCAGTTAGATGAACTAAAGGCAACCATTCCCGACATTGATGAAAATGATATGGTTGGACGAAGTGGCATTGAGGCGTATATGGAATCAAAGCTACATGGAAAGAAGGGAGAAAAGACCATCTATGTCGATAAGGTTGGTCATATTATGAAGGAAACAAATTCCACACCTTCTCAGCCAGGTAATGATGTGTATTTGACTATTGACAGAGATTTACAAGTGGGCATTTATCATCAATTGGAACAGCAACTGGCTGGTATTTTGACGAAAAAGCTTTCCGCCCTTGACAGTCCAAATGGAGAGGGCGTAGATTCTACAGACCGAATGATTCCGATAAAAGATGCCTACTTCCAATTGATTAATAATAATGTCTTGTCTGTGGATAAATTCCATGCACAAGATGCCACCGAAAATGAAAAGGGAATCTATGCAAAGTATGTTGGCTACAAAGACAGTGCCATTGCTCAAATTCGTGCAGAGCTTGAGACCAGTCAGGCCAGACCACTAAAGGAGCTGTCGGAGGATCAAAAGGCCTATATGTACTATTTGTACAATAAGCTTTCCAGTGACCAAAATGGCATTATTAAAAAGAGTCTCATCGACACCAATGCCGACTACTATGTGCGATGGAAAAATGATGACATCAGTATGCGAGAGTTTTTGTATGATGGCATTGCGAGCAGCTGGATTGACACCACAAAATTAAATATTGATAGTAAGTATTCGGATGCCGATGACATCTATACTGCATTGGTCAATTTTGCACTTGATGGTCTTTCAGATGACAATGGATTTGAAAAGACCACCTATAAGTATTTGATTAAGAATAATATTGTCAGCGGAAGGGAGCTCTGTCTGGCCCTCTATGATCAGGGAATTTTAGCCAGAGATGACAATATGATCAATCAGCTCAATGCAGGATATGATCCCTATGCTTTTATGATTGATAAGATTTCGAGATTGGAGATTACACCAGCACAACTGGCACTTGATCCATGTACAGCTGGTGCGGTGGTGACAAATGTCAACACAGGAGAGGTTTTAGCCATTGTCTCTTACCCAGGATATGATAGCAATCGCCTCTCCAATGTGATGGATGTCGACTACTATAATCAACTTTTAAATGACCAATCTCTTCCACTCTATAACAATGCCACTCAGGCAAGAAAGGCACCAGGTTCGACCTTTAAGCCAATTTCTGCTGTGGCCAGTTTGGAAGAAGGGGTGATCAACAGCACCGATATTATTCGCTGTACAGGAATTTATGATGCCATCAAGCCAAGCATCAAGTGTTGGATTTATCCAAGTGCCCATGGTGCAGAAAATATTGAGACAGGAATCCAAAACTCCTGTAACTATTTCTTTGCTGAACTTGGACATCGCCTTTCTACTAATGCCAATGGAGAGTATTCGACATTGACCGGTATGGAAAAGATTCGAAAGTATGCGACTATGTTTGGACTTGACCATAAGTCAGGCGTGGAAATTACAGAGAATGATCCGATGATTTCTGACCAAAGTCCGGAGCAATCGGCAATGGGACAGGGTACCCATTCTTTTGCCAATGTCCAGCTTGCACGCTATGTGACGGCAATGGCAAATCGAGGCACTGTCTTTGAACTGAGTGTCATTGACAAGGTGACAGATAGTCAGGGAAATCTAGTGGAAGATTATACACCAAAGATTAGCTCTCACATCAATATTCAAGAGAGCACATGGAATACGGTGCAAAATGGTATGCGCCGAGTAATTCAATATGGTTCGGCCAATAAGCTATTTAGGGAATTAAAAGTGAATGTCGCAGGAAAGACAGGTACAGCTCAGGAGTCTAAGACGAGAGGTAACCATGCATTCTTTATTTCCTTTGCACCATTTGAGGCACCACAGGTTGCAGTGACGGTCAATATTCCTTTTGGTTATTCATCTTCCAATGCAGCCAGTGTCGCAAAGGAAATCTATAAACTCTACTTTGGACAGGTGACTTTAGATGATGTATTGAAGTCGACTGCACAAAAGTCGACCGATGTTCGCATTGGAGACTAA
- a CDS encoding D-alanyl-D-alanine carboxypeptidase — protein sequence MKKKQKNRRGIQRPLLGLFGLVVVALLIFFGRNFVHQNTVSEYDFAQKFKDFYVNDSAYVQPFASDLAVIKETQEDGQFAPKSAVLSPQDGGDVIFAKDARAHMNPASTTKIMTAILALKYGNLSDSVTVGNEVVITEPGASLAKIKPGDTLTMEQLVYGLMLPSGNDAANAIAIHMAGSIDAFVEMMNKEAKEIGAVDTHFVNANGLTNPDHYTSAYDLYLMFHEGLKIPKFKKITGTKTYVANYKQANGSSKSVTWANGNQFISNESPQPNGITVFAGKTGTTLAAGNCLVAAAKSDNGKEYVAVVLNAKTKPILYDNMARLFEKAIQ from the coding sequence ATGAAGAAGAAACAGAAAAATAGAAGAGGAATACAAAGACCACTACTGGGCCTTTTTGGTCTAGTAGTGGTCGCTTTACTGATTTTTTTTGGAAGAAATTTTGTACATCAAAATACAGTTTCAGAATACGATTTTGCACAGAAATTTAAGGATTTTTATGTCAACGATTCGGCCTATGTACAGCCATTTGCCAGTGACCTTGCGGTCATTAAGGAGACACAAGAAGATGGGCAATTTGCTCCAAAATCAGCCGTACTTTCCCCACAAGATGGGGGCGATGTCATTTTTGCAAAGGATGCCAGAGCACATATGAATCCTGCGAGCACGACAAAAATTATGACTGCGATTTTGGCATTAAAGTATGGAAACCTATCAGATAGTGTCACGGTGGGCAATGAGGTGGTAATTACAGAGCCTGGGGCGAGTCTAGCAAAGATTAAGCCAGGTGATACATTGACGATGGAGCAATTAGTCTATGGCTTGATGCTCCCTTCGGGAAATGATGCCGCCAATGCCATTGCAATTCATATGGCCGGTAGCATCGATGCCTTTGTGGAGATGATGAATAAGGAAGCAAAAGAAATCGGGGCTGTGGACACGCACTTTGTCAATGCCAATGGACTGACCAATCCTGACCACTACACCAGTGCCTATGATTTGTATTTGATGTTTCACGAGGGACTAAAAATTCCAAAGTTTAAAAAGATTACAGGAACAAAGACCTATGTTGCCAACTACAAACAGGCCAATGGAAGTAGTAAATCGGTGACCTGGGCCAATGGAAATCAATTTATTAGCAACGAATCTCCACAGCCCAATGGCATCACTGTCTTTGCAGGAAAGACAGGCACAACTTTGGCTGCTGGCAACTGCCTTGTAGCGGCAGCAAAGAGTGACAATGGAAAAGAATATGTTGCAGTTGTGCTCAATGCAAAGACAAAACCGATATTGTATGACAATATGGCAAGATTATTTGAAAAAGCTATACAGTAG